From Blattabacterium cuenoti:
TTCTACATTTGAGTATATTTTTTCTAAAACGCTGATAGAACAAAATTTTTCTTGTATTTTATTCAATAATTTTTTTTTCCTTTCATGAAATTTTTTTGTAGATGTTTGTATAATATTTCTTAAGCTTTTAGTTTTATTTCTTAATCCATCGTCAGATAATAAAAATATATTTTTCTCTTCTTTTTTGATTTGGATCAAAAATTTTCTAACCTCTTTAAGGTCTCTATCATTTTTATTTACTAATAATTTATTTAAAATATTTCTAATAAAACTCATTAAACTAAAAAATATATTAATCGTTTATATAAAAAAAATAAACATAAAAAAATAAATAAATCAAAGTTCATATTCATCTCTATTCCAATAAAAATCTTCATCATCACGTGGATAATCTGCCCATATATCTTCTATAGATTCAAAAACTTCTCCTTCTCCATTTTCTAACTGTTGAAGATTTTCAACTACTTCTAAAGGAGCTCCAGTACGAATAGCAAAGTCAATCAATTCTTCCTTTGTTGCAGGCCAAGGGGCATCTTCTAAATGAGAAGCTAATTCTAAAGTCCAATACATATATTAATATTTTTCATTATTAAAATTAAAAAAATGATATTTTATTTTTATATATTTGATTTTCAAAAATCAATGAACTTTTTTATAAAAATTACAAGATAAAATTAGTGAATTTAAATTACAAATAAATTACATGAAAAAATTTCCCAAAATTGTATTCATAGGTTCAAACCATTTTTCTCTTTATACCTTAAAAGAATTATATATCAAACAATACAATATTGTAGGAATCATCACAAGTCCTGATAACCATATTTTTAAAAATCAAGGAAAAAAAGCATTTACACCTGTTAAAATATACGCATTAGAAAATAATATTCCCTTTTTACAACCTAAAAATCTTAAAAATCATTCTTTTTTAGAAAATCTAAAAGTATGGAATGCAGATATACAAATAGTTGTATCATTTCGAATCTTACCTAAAGAAGTATGGAGTTTTCCTAAAATGGGATCTTTTAATTTACATGCCTCTCTTCTTCCACAATATAGAGGGGCTGCACCTATTAATTGGGTTATTATTAATGGAGAAAATAAAACTGGATTAACTACTTTTTTTATAGAAGAAAAAATAGATTCTGGAAAAATTCTTTTCCAAAAAAAAATTGAAATAAAAAAAGAAGAAACTGCAGGAGAACTAGAAAAAAAATTGAAAAAAATTAGTGGTTATATGGTTATTCAAACTTTAGAAAAAGTTATAAAAAATGAAATAAAACCTATTTCTCAAAAAAATATTGATTCTTCTTTATTAAAATATGCTCCAAAAATATATACCAAAGATTGTAGAATACAATGGGAGAATCCTTCTATAGAATCAATTTATAACAAAATAAGAGGATTAAGCCCTTATCCTACAGCATGGACATTATTATTTTTTAATAAAAAAAAATTTGTTAGATTTAAAATTTCTTTTGTTAAAAAAATACGGGAAAAACATATTTTCCCAATTGGGTTGATCTTCATTGTTTTATCATATGAAATGAAAATTTCCGTTAAAGAAGGTTTTATCTCTATTATTGAAGGCCAAATAGAGGGAAAAAAAAGAATGCATATAAAAAACTTAATTAATGGATTGAAAATAAGAGAAAATCTTTTCGTTCGATAAAAAAATTTAATCATTTATACTTTATATATATATATTTGCTATTGCTATTGTTAATTATAAGATTATTTTATAGTTAACTAACTAAAATTAAATTAATTATTCATGAACAAAACGGAATTGGTTAATTCAATAGCTGAAAAAACTGGAATAACAAAAATAAAAGCAAAAAACGTTACAGATGCATTTATTGAAACAGTGATTGAATCTTTAAAAAAAGGAGATAAGGTAACACTTGTAGGATTCGGAACCTTTTCTGTAGTAAAAAGACATCCTAGAAATGGAGTCAATCCTAGAACAGGAAAGAAAATACATATTCCAGGAAAAAAAGTAGCTAAATTTAAAATAGGAGCAGAATTAACAAAATTATGATTTTAAAGAAAATAGATAAAGTTTGTCGGAGAACAAACTTTATCTATTTGTTATTTATTTCCATATTCTTATGGAGATAATCTGTACAAGATCCATTTTTTTTCTTTTCCTAAAATATAAACAAGTCTATCATGAAGTCTATTAGGTTGTCCTTGCCAAAATTCCATTTTATAAGGTTTTACAACATATCCTCCCCAATCAAAAGGGCGTTTTATAATTTTTTTAACAAAAAAATTGTTCCATTTCTTATATTGTTTTAATAAATATTCTTTAGACGAAATAATCATACTTTGTCTAGAGACCCAACTTCCAATTTGATTTCCTCTAGGTCTGTTATGAAAATATTCATCTGACTTTTTTCTTTTAATTTTTGATGTTATTCCTTTAACAATAATTTGTCTTTCCATATTTTTCCAATAAAAAGAAATACATACTTTTGGTATGTTTTGAATTGCTCTTCCTTTCAAACTATGATAATTTGTATAAAAAATAAATCCGTCTTTGGAATATTCTTTTAATAAAACAACTCTAGTTTCTGGCCCTCCATCTGCCCCTATAGTAGAAATAGACATAGCATTAACTTCTTCGTTATCTTTTTGAAATGATTTTTCTTGTTCAAACCAATAATCAAACAAGGAAAAAGGTTCTTTTGGGACTTCAGATTCCAATAAAGGATTTTTTGTATAGTTCTTTCTAAGATTACTTAAATCAATAGTCATAATATCACAAATCTTAATATAAGACAAAAATATACTAACTTTATCTAGTTAAGTAATATAAAAAAATAAAACACACATTATCGGCGTGATAGCTCAGTTGGTTAGAGCGTTGGATTCATAACCCAGAGGTCGGGGGTTCAAATCCCCCTCACGCTACAAAAAATGAATTATCATTGTTTTTTTGTAAAACAAAGAATATGTATTTTTCTGTTTTAAATTACTTTCTATTAAGAAAATTACATACTTTATATAAAATTATAAATATTAATAATTTATCGAATTCAATTACTTTTGTATTTTCGAAAAAAAATAAATTAAAAATTATATGGGGATTAGATTCAAAAAATTTAATTTTTACATATGTCAAGATAAATATTAAAAAATATACTAAAGGAAAAGTGACTGTATCTATAAAATTTATGATAGATCTTCTAAATACGTTTTCAAATGAAAAACTTTTTCTAAAGAAAAAAAAAAATACACTTAATATTTATTCCAAGCAGGGAGTTTATGAAGTTCCTACTTGTCGAAACCATAACAATACCTCTCTTTATCCATTAGGGAAATATTCTTCTGTAAGAATTTCTTTATTTTCAAATATTTTTTTAAAAATATTAAATAAAGTTTTATTTAATATTGGAGACGAAAAATTGAAACCTATACTCAATGGAGTATTTTTTCAATTTTTTACCAATGAAGCCAATTTTGTTTCTACAGACACTTATAAACTAGTTAAATATACTATAAAAAATTTTAAAACGAATCAAAATATACAATTTACTGTATCTCGAAAACATCTTTATATAGTTAAGGAAATTCTAAAGAATGAAAAAAAAAATAATATGATTTTTCTCATAATTTTCAATAAGAATATTATTTTTCATTTAAAAAATTATATTTTTTCATGTCAACTAATAAATGAAGAATATCCAGACTATCATTCTATTATTCATCATAATAAATGTCAAGTATCTCTTATTATTAATAAATTGTTATTGTTAAATACTATTAAAAGAATTTCTATTTTTTCTAAAAACAAAAAAAATTTTATTGATTTTCATTTTAATCATAATGAATTAAAAATTTGTGATCAAAATACGATTGATATTCATAATTTGATCTCAAGAATTGACTGTAAAATTGTTTTTAATGACCTGAAAAATATGAAAATAGGTTTTAACTCTCAATTTTTAATTGAAGTTTTATCTTCTTTGAATGAAGATTTTGTTTTTTTTGACCTATATCATAATATGGGAGTTTTAAGACCTTTATATAACAAAAAAAAAGAAGAATCAATTTTTATATTGATTATGTCTACAATAAAAATATGAAAATATCATTGAATTGGCTTAAAAAATATGTATTTCCTCTTAATATAGATGAGAACGAAATTTCCAATATATTGACTGATATTGGATTAACAGTAAAAGGGATCAATAATACGGATAAAGATTTTATTTTAGATATGGAAATAACTCCTAATCGTACAGATGCGATGAGTCATTACGGGATTGCGCGTGATTTATACGCTGTATTGAGATTTCGGGGATATAAAGTCGATTTGTTAAAACCAGGAATCAATGAAAAAATCAATTGTAATAATAAATCTCGTATTCAAATTTTTGTAAAAATACAAGAAAAATGTGTAAGATATTCCGGAATGTTTATTTCAAAAATAAAAATAGAGCCATCTCCATATTGGTTAATTTCTATATTAAAATCTATAGGGATAAAATCTGTAAATAATATAATAGATACAATGCATTTTGTTATGTACGAATTGGGCCAACCTATACATGTTTTTGACATGGATAAAATAGAGGATGGAAAAATTATAATAAAAAATGCGGAAAAAAATACAGATTTTAAATTATCAGATAATATAACAATTAAACTTGATGAAGAAGATTTAGTTATTTATGATACTGTAAAACCATTATCTATAGCTGGAATGATCAATAATATTAAATCTAATATACATATTAGAACTAAAAATATTTTTATTGGAAGCGCTTGTTTTAATCCTAACATTATACGGAATATTAGAAAAAAACATTTTTTAAAAATAGAAACACAACATCTTTTTGAAAAAGATATAGATCCTAATCAGACTATATTCACTCTACAAAGAGCATCTTTTCTTATAAAGAAGATGATAAAAAATCAAATAATATGCTCAGATATAATTGATTTTTATCCTAATCCTATATCTTTTTCAAAAATAAAACTCCGTTATAATAAAATTGTAAATATTATAGGAAGAAAAATATCGAGAAAAAAAATAAAAAAAATTTTGTTTTTGTTAGAAATGATGATTCATTATGAAAATGATAAATATTTATTTATTAGTGTCCCTTCCTATAGAACAGATGTTCAAAGGGAAATAGATGTAATTGAAGAAATATTACGTATTTATGGTATTCATAAAATACCAGTATATAATAAAAAAATCAAAATTACTACATTTCCTAAATTTTTTCATAAAACAGAACATGAAATACAAAAAATATTTTTGGAACAATTAGTTTGTTATGGATTTCAAGAAATTATTTCTTCTACTATAATAAATGAAAAAGAATATTCTTATTTACTTAATTCTTTTTTTAATAGAAAAGAGATTAGGGTTATGAATCCAGTGAATCAAAGTTATAAATTCATGCGTTCTAGCTTATTATTTAACATGATTGATTGTATCAAATACAATTATAATAATAACCGAATTGATTCTGATATAATCAAATTTTTTGAATTAGGGAAAGTATATTTTAAAATAAATAATGAATTTTTAGAAAAAACCTGTCTTGGAATAGTTATTTCACAAAAAGAAAAAACTGAATCTAAAAATTATCTTTTTTTTTATTTAAAAGGAATTATTGAACAAATTTTTCAAAAAAGTGGAATATATAATTATACTCAAATACTTTCCAAACATCCATTATTAGAAAATGGAATTTCTATGTTATACAATCATAAAAATTTAGTAGAAATTGGAAAATATAAAAATAATGTTTTAAAAAAAAATGAAATATTTTATGCAGAAATTGATTGGCAATATTTGATATCTCTTATTCAAGAAAAAAAAATAATTTATGTTCCGTTTTCCAAATATCCTATATCAAGAAGAGATTTATCTTTATTAGTCGATAAAACTTTTTCATTCGAAAAAATAAATCAACTAATTAAAAAAAAAGAAAATAATATAATAAAAAAAATTAAAATATATGATTTATATGAAGGTGTAAATTTTCCTATTTCAAAGAAATCTTATACTGTAAGTTTTTTTTTTGAAAGTCAAAAAAAAACATTGACTGATAAAATTATTAATAATTCAATGAAAAAAATTGAATTATTTTTGAAAAAAAAATTAAAAGCTGAAATAAGAGAAAAATAAAACTATATAAAATCAGATAAGTTTTTTAAAACTTTTTTTAATCCAGTTTCTTGTTCTATAATTTTTGATATTTCTTCTATGTGAATTCTTTTTTGCTCCATATTATCTCTATATCTTATGGTTACTGTATTTGTTTTTAGAGTATTATAATCTACAGTAAAACAAAATGGAGTTCCTATAGCATCTTGTCTTCGATATAATTTTCCAATGGATTCTTTTTCATCGTAAACTAATCTATGATGAACCCTTATGTCATTAAATATTTTTTTGGCAATTTCTGGTAATCCATCTTTTCTAACTAATGGAAATATGGCAGCTTTAATTGGGGATAAATAATAGGGGAGTTTTAATACTATACGTATTTTTCCATTTTTTAATCTTTCTTTTTTTAAGGAAGAAGAAAATATAGCTAAAAAAAGACGATCTAATCCTAAAGACGTTTCTATAACATAAGGAATATAATTCCTATCCAATTCAAAAATTCTTAATTTTTTTTTTGAAAAAAGTTCATGATTTCTTAAATCAAAATCTCTACGAGAATGAATTCCTTCTAATTCTTGAAATCCAAAAGGAAAGTGAAATTCTATATCTGATCCCGCACTCGAATAATGAGATAAATGATCATGATCACATAATTTATAATATTTTTTATCTTCTAAGTTTAATTCTAAATGCCATTTTAATCGGTTTTTTTTCCAATACTCATACCATTTAATTTCTTCTTCGGGAAGAATAAAAAATTGCATTTCCATTTGTTCAAATTCCCGCATCCTAAATATAAATTTTCTTGCAATAATTTCATTTCTAAATGATTTTCCTATTTGTGCAATTCCAAATGGAATTTTCATTCTATTAGATTTTATAATATTCTTAAAATTAGAAAATATACCTTGAGCTGTTTCGGGACGAAGATATAAATCTTTTTCATTTTCATTTTTAATTTTGAACATCATATTGAAATAACGAATTTTTGTCCAATTTTTTCTTTTAAAAACAGGATCAAAAATGCACAATTCATCAATTAAAATTTTTATATCTTCCAAATCTTTTTTTTTCAAAGATTGAGATAAACGAGATAATATTTTTTCTTTTTTTTTAGGATTATTTAGAAAATTTTTTTCTACATATTCTTGAATTAAAATTTCAGGACAATATCTCTTGTTAGAATCTTTATTCTCAATTAATAATTCATTAAATTTATCAACATGACCAGATGCATGCCAAATATTAGAATGCATAAGAATAGAAGAATCTACTCCTACTATATTTTCATGAAGTTGAGTCATTGACTTCCACCAAAATTCTTTTATATTATTTTTTAACTCCACTCCATGTGGACCATAATCATAAATCGCATTTAATCCTCCATAAATTTCGCTGGAAGGAAAAATGAAACCATAAATTTTTGCGTGAGAAATTAAAAAATCAAAAAAATGACTACATTTTTTCATGTTATTGATTCAAGATATAAAGATAAATACTTTTCTAAATCTAATGCGGCCATGCATCCAGTTCCAGCAGAAGTAATAGCTTGACGATAATCAGGATCTTGCACATCTCCTGCAGCAAATACTCCAGGTTTACTAGTTATAGTTTTTCCTTTTTGTACAACAATATATCCTTTTTCATCCAAATCTAATTCATTTTTAAAAATTTCTGTATTAGGAACATGACCTATCGCAATAAATAAGCCACTAATTAAAATATTTTTACTAGTTTCAGTTTTTTGGTTAAAAATTTTAATACCTTCTAAAAAATTATCTCCAATAATTTCTGTAACATTGGAACAAAAGAAAACTTTAATATTTTTTTTCCTTAAAATACGATATTGTAAAATTTTGGATGCTTTAAAATAATTTTTTCTAACTATTAAATATACTTTTTTACAAATTTTTGCTAAATAATTTGCTTCCTCCAAAGCTGTATCTCCACCTCCTACCACAGCTACATTTTTTTCTTTATGAAAAAAACCATCGCAAGTGGCACAAAAAGAAACTCCTAATCCTATAAATTTTTTTTCTTTATTGATTCCCACAAATTTCGGAGTAGAACCTGTAGCAACAATAACCCCTCTACTTTCTATACATTTTTTTCCATCTAAGAAAATACGATGCGTTCCTCCTTTTATATTGGATAAAACAACATGATTAACCGATTGATTAATTATTTTAGTATTAAAACGTTCTGCTTGTTTTTTACAATTATTCATGAGATCGTTCCCATTAACTCCTTCTGGAAACCCAAGATAATTATCAACATCAGTCGTCGTAGTCAATTGTCCTCCAGGTTGAACACCAGTAAAAAGAATAGGATTCATATTAGCTCTTGCCGCATATATAGCTGCAGAATAGCCAGCAGGCCCAGATCCTATAATGACACAATTTTGTGTTTCTTTTTTAAAGAACATAAAAATATTTATTTTTTTATTTTTTTATAAAAAATTATATTCTAAAATATTTTTTATTTTTATCATTTTATTAATCAATTATGCATTATTTAAATTTCTTTATAAAAAGACATTTACGTTTAAAAAAAATGAGAAATAGAACTTATATATTTTGCGTAATCAGAAATAAATTTTATTTCTTGACTCAAGAA
This genomic window contains:
- the pdxH gene encoding pyridoxamine 5'-phosphate oxidase; the protein is MTIDLSNLRKNYTKNPLLESEVPKEPFSLFDYWFEQEKSFQKDNEEVNAMSISTIGADGGPETRVVLLKEYSKDGFIFYTNYHSLKGRAIQNIPKVCISFYWKNMERQIIVKGITSKIKRKKSDEYFHNRPRGNQIGSWVSRQSMIISSKEYLLKQYKKWNNFFVKKIIKRPFDWGGYVVKPYKMEFWQGQPNRLHDRLVYILGKEKKWILYRLSP
- a CDS encoding DUF2795 domain-containing protein, whose translation is MYWTLELASHLEDAPWPATKEELIDFAIRTGAPLEVVENLQQLENGEGEVFESIEDIWADYPRDDEDFYWNRDEYEL
- a CDS encoding DNA polymerase III subunit beta; translated protein: MYFSVLNYFLLRKLHTLYKIININNLSNSITFVFSKKNKLKIIWGLDSKNLIFTYVKINIKKYTKGKVTVSIKFMIDLLNTFSNEKLFLKKKKNTLNIYSKQGVYEVPTCRNHNNTSLYPLGKYSSVRISLFSNIFLKILNKVLFNIGDEKLKPILNGVFFQFFTNEANFVSTDTYKLVKYTIKNFKTNQNIQFTVSRKHLYIVKEILKNEKKNNMIFLIIFNKNIIFHLKNYIFSCQLINEEYPDYHSIIHHNKCQVSLIINKLLLLNTIKRISIFSKNKKNFIDFHFNHNELKICDQNTIDIHNLISRIDCKIVFNDLKNMKIGFNSQFLIEVLSSLNEDFVFFDLYHNMGVLRPLYNKKKEESIFILIMSTIKI
- the trxB gene encoding thioredoxin-disulfide reductase; the encoded protein is MFFKKETQNCVIIGSGPAGYSAAIYAARANMNPILFTGVQPGGQLTTTTDVDNYLGFPEGVNGNDLMNNCKKQAERFNTKIINQSVNHVVLSNIKGGTHRIFLDGKKCIESRGVIVATGSTPKFVGINKEKKFIGLGVSFCATCDGFFHKEKNVAVVGGGDTALEEANYLAKICKKVYLIVRKNYFKASKILQYRILRKKNIKVFFCSNVTEIIGDNFLEGIKIFNQKTETSKNILISGLFIAIGHVPNTEIFKNELDLDEKGYIVVQKGKTITSKPGVFAAGDVQDPDYRQAITSAGTGCMAALDLEKYLSLYLESIT
- the pheT gene encoding phenylalanine--tRNA ligase subunit beta yields the protein MKISLNWLKKYVFPLNIDENEISNILTDIGLTVKGINNTDKDFILDMEITPNRTDAMSHYGIARDLYAVLRFRGYKVDLLKPGINEKINCNNKSRIQIFVKIQEKCVRYSGMFISKIKIEPSPYWLISILKSIGIKSVNNIIDTMHFVMYELGQPIHVFDMDKIEDGKIIIKNAEKNTDFKLSDNITIKLDEEDLVIYDTVKPLSIAGMINNIKSNIHIRTKNIFIGSACFNPNIIRNIRKKHFLKIETQHLFEKDIDPNQTIFTLQRASFLIKKMIKNQIICSDIIDFYPNPISFSKIKLRYNKIVNIIGRKISRKKIKKILFLLEMMIHYENDKYLFISVPSYRTDVQREIDVIEEILRIYGIHKIPVYNKKIKITTFPKFFHKTEHEIQKIFLEQLVCYGFQEIISSTIINEKEYSYLLNSFFNRKEIRVMNPVNQSYKFMRSSLLFNMIDCIKYNYNNNRIDSDIIKFFELGKVYFKINNEFLEKTCLGIVISQKEKTESKNYLFFYLKGIIEQIFQKSGIYNYTQILSKHPLLENGISMLYNHKNLVEIGKYKNNVLKKNEIFYAEIDWQYLISLIQEKKIIYVPFSKYPISRRDLSLLVDKTFSFEKINQLIKKKENNIIKKIKIYDLYEGVNFPISKKSYTVSFFFESQKKTLTDKIINNSMKKIELFLKKKLKAEIREK
- a CDS encoding HU family DNA-binding protein, which gives rise to MNKTELVNSIAEKTGITKIKAKNVTDAFIETVIESLKKGDKVTLVGFGTFSVVKRHPRNGVNPRTGKKIHIPGKKVAKFKIGAELTKL
- a CDS encoding glycine--tRNA ligase → MKKCSHFFDFLISHAKIYGFIFPSSEIYGGLNAIYDYGPHGVELKNNIKEFWWKSMTQLHENIVGVDSSILMHSNIWHASGHVDKFNELLIENKDSNKRYCPEILIQEYVEKNFLNNPKKKEKILSRLSQSLKKKDLEDIKILIDELCIFDPVFKRKNWTKIRYFNMMFKIKNENEKDLYLRPETAQGIFSNFKNIIKSNRMKIPFGIAQIGKSFRNEIIARKFIFRMREFEQMEMQFFILPEEEIKWYEYWKKNRLKWHLELNLEDKKYYKLCDHDHLSHYSSAGSDIEFHFPFGFQELEGIHSRRDFDLRNHELFSKKKLRIFELDRNYIPYVIETSLGLDRLFLAIFSSSLKKERLKNGKIRIVLKLPYYLSPIKAAIFPLVRKDGLPEIAKKIFNDIRVHHRLVYDEKESIGKLYRRQDAIGTPFCFTVDYNTLKTNTVTIRYRDNMEQKRIHIEEISKIIEQETGLKKVLKNLSDFI
- the fmt gene encoding methionyl-tRNA formyltransferase; the encoded protein is MKKFPKIVFIGSNHFSLYTLKELYIKQYNIVGIITSPDNHIFKNQGKKAFTPVKIYALENNIPFLQPKNLKNHSFLENLKVWNADIQIVVSFRILPKEVWSFPKMGSFNLHASLLPQYRGAAPINWVIINGENKTGLTTFFIEEKIDSGKILFQKKIEIKKEETAGELEKKLKKISGYMVIQTLEKVIKNEIKPISQKNIDSSLLKYAPKIYTKDCRIQWENPSIESIYNKIRGLSPYPTAWTLLFFNKKKFVRFKISFVKKIREKHIFPIGLIFIVLSYEMKISVKEGFISIIEGQIEGKKRMHIKNLINGLKIRENLFVR